Below is a window of Anaerolineae bacterium DNA.
TTCACCTTTTCAAATTTCTGGGCGCTACCCAGTCCGCCGGGGCTGAAGACGTTAATCTCCATAAGTTTATTGCCCACAATATCCAGACCCACCAGGAACATGCCATCCAGGGTGAGTTTTGGGCGGACAATTTCGGCCACTTTGAGCATCTCGTTGGTCACGGCAACGGGGGCGATGGTGCCGCCGGCATGCACATTGCTGCGAATGTCGTCGCCGCTGCGGACCCGGCGAAATGCGGCGTATTTGCCTTTGTAGCGCAGGGGTTGGCCGTTCATTAAAAACAGGCGGGTATCTCCTTCGGCCGCCGCCGGTAGATACTCTTGGGCTATCACATACCCGTCCCGGCTCACGGCTTCGACCATTTGATTGAGATTAGACATATCATCCGGCCTGACCAAAAATACGCCCTGCCCCCCGGAGCCTTGCAGGGGTTTTAACACAATATTGCCCCCCTGCTGCCGGGCAAAACGCCTGATTTCGGCGCGGTCGCGGCTGATGAGGGTGCGGGGGCGCACCGCTTCGGGGAAATGTTGGAAATACATTTTGTTCATGGCTTTGGCCAGGCTGTCGGGGTCGTTTAAAACAATCACGCCGTGTTCTCGGGCCACCCGGCCAAAAACAATGCCGGCTGAAGGCGCCCAGGGGCGAGTGCTGGCATCTTCGGCCGGGTCGTTGCGCAGCATCAAAATGTCCAGGTCGTCTACGCTAATGCGCTCGGTTTTGGCCTTGATCCCTTGCAAGGCCCGCAAATAAGAGGCCGGGGTGGTGTATTTTTTGCCCGGCGCCGAACGAGCGCGCCCGCGCACCTGCCCATTGGGTTCATAAGATAGATCGCCCACGCCCATCACCCAGGCCTCGTGGCCCCGGTTGACGGCCGTCATACCCAGGCGAGTGGTGGTGTACCCCTGTTTTTCGGTCATAATGTCGTTGACCACAAACCCTATCCTCATTTTTTGCTCCTTTTGATGAGATCAAGCACGGTTAAGCCGTTGCGTAAACGCACAAACTTTTCGGCAGTTCGCGGATTTTCCATATAACGGGGTAGCAGCGGCGCCGGATGAAGCACCTCTCGCCATTGTAATTCCCGAATCAAGGGAATGTCGGCGGCAGTGATTTTGCCTACAAACAACGGTTCCAGCACGCCGCCTCGTTTGAGATAATCTAGCAGGATGACCAGACCTTTCAGGTAAACAGCATCTTTGGTCAGGCCGCCGCCCCGGTAAACCCGCATGGTGATGATGTAGGCCGTCCGCTGGGCAAAGCCG
It encodes the following:
- a CDS encoding glutathione synthase → MRIGFVVNDIMTEKQGYTTTRLGMTAVNRGHEAWVMGVGDLSYEPNGQVRGRARSAPGKKYTTPASYLRALQGIKAKTERISVDDLDILMLRNDPAEDASTRPWAPSAGIVFGRVAREHGVIVLNDPDSLAKAMNKMYFQHFPEAVRPRTLISRDRAEIRRFARQQGGNIVLKPLQGSGGQGVFLVRPDDMSNLNQMVEAVSRDGYVIAQEYLPAAAEGDTRLFLMNGQPLRYKGKYAAFRRVRSGDDIRSNVHAGGTIAPVAVTNEMLKVAEIVRPKLTLDGMFLVGLDIVGNKLMEINVFSPGGLGSAQKFEKVNFTVAVIEALERKVQYMSYYERNFDNIEMATL